Genomic DNA from Lactuca sativa cultivar Salinas chromosome 8, Lsat_Salinas_v11, whole genome shotgun sequence:
atatgttcacatacaattagtacatttaatactaattaaacaagtatacgcactctagggagcggaaaacactttggttaagtgtttggggtgtctcgggtaacatttaagggtgtgaatggcataggaatggagtttactctccaagagtaaactctatatgtagtgtttatggccctgggacaactccccatgagtttacggccgtaaactcatggtgaaggggttctaggatgtttaaaggttttatcttgatcgtggaattttgctaagtccaaatccaaaaggtatgaatgggtttaattcatttaaagggaccaaatgggagtttacgacccatgaaccaccccctatgggagttcacggtcgTTAACTCCTATACCTtgattttattgaagtttaaggcCCTTATCTTAatcctagtaatttataatgaagtataaggccatttggggggattaaaactaccatttgacatggttttggggtgtgacacctggtttataggatgatgctatgctagtgaccggttcgGTCGGTATTATGTTTagagtatgttatgatatgtgatctgctagatcggtttgattggatgtgaattgttatatgattgtatgtttatgtgcacatggttgttggactggggttgggttgaggcgggtcttgctttgtgttgtaggccaagatactcagggcggaccggttgtcccgaaggcccagcgagcggtccagataggctgtaggccccaagagagcggaccagacgtgccgaggctcaaagagtggaccaggccgactgaaggccccgtgcgggtggaccagtcatactatagactcagagagtggaccaggtggattgaaggcccggtgcgggcggaccaatcacactgcaaactcgatgtatatggttagactcggagggtggaccaggttgACTGTTGGCtggtgcggcagaccagtcacacagtagacccgaagtgcatggttgttctgtgttctgatatgatatggcatgttatgcatgtatggtatatgatatggcatgttatgcatgtatggtatatgtggtttaatgtttttcaggttctttaggagaccgtggcaaggcaaaggcgtgatcgtaccgctcctcatgattatgttttatgatgtgattctgggaagactctgataataattgtattgaaaacctttttgtaataacattaaaaaaatgggttgtttttgaaaagttgaaattggttgaatttttatGGTCATTacattttaataaattaaaaaaaagtaaatgttttatgtttttaagATATGAATAATATATCGTTTCATGTATCTTTTTCAACTCGTATGCACTTATATTTAACAGCCTCTTTGCTTCCCTATAAAAAAGAGTCAATCCAATGGTGCCAGTACAATCTTGTACGTTGATTGGAATTATAtacctaaaataaaaaaaaaataggtcATTGTCAAATTTGTTGACAAAttgaaaaattaatataaataaatatgtgtTTACTTTATAACCGTATGAAATTCAAATTTTTTGCAATGTGGATTTGTACACTCGACAACAACAGTTTCTGAAATTTTTTCAGGGTCGATATACGAAtgattgtgtgacaacccgaaatttctaactttcattcttcattgTTATTAAAGATTAGCTTCGTTATGCTATTATATAATGAGGTTTTTTAGTCTAAATGAGTGCTTAAAGCTTAGTATAATTGAGATACGTGTCGGAGGATGGGATAGATAGAGTGTAGCATAGGAAAaacgggccaaacacaccaagttaggtgtgtgcggccgcacgcTAGAGTGTGCAGCCAGCCAACCGCACACACCTCCAGCCGCACTCACCTCCTATATATATGAAATCCTTGGTCTCTTGATTATTTCTTACATTTCTTCAAAGCAAGGActcaaaatcctctcaagtatcatccaaaaggtaacaactttcaccaagaacaccaagaacaccatgtttctggcagcacacctggccgcacacatggccgcacacacgtgctggcagcacaccAGGCCGCACACctagccgcacacacacatatagtgtgtattttggccatacactttcttgtatagccttataacccttcatacaatcatatatgattgaaaCACTTCAttttaagtgtttactagtccctaaggtggtcccaaattcattaattagttgtttataacactaattatattcatatatgtgccgatatatgctaaataggattcgcgtgcgtactcaagtcaccacttgacgcCTAGCAacaaatccaacattgtcatcagaaccactcactactggtgagttcatacccctattaatcaaccttttaaatgttttaaatgcttttatgggggaggggggatacaagttaaagaCTTGTAGTtattacattaatcacatgtgattaatgactacAAACCGATGATTTTGTTAtcgttcaaactgttttacttcaaactgctttacaaatccttttactcatcaaatattttatttaaactttgttacacgtattataaattgcatgcctgtatatgtatatttatataagcaatgtttaaaaggcttagaaaggccatccgccctatttccttttcctcgatttggatgtggtctggtgggatatcgggtagccgtccgaaggtcgtttcaatattaattatatatatcatgtgtacatatatatacataaaaatacttccattttcatgcgtactagttacatcattagtaagttgcCATTGGGGTAGCACGTAGTCATACTattactattgctagatcaatgagtcagttcattgatgagtcaatacttattattatgagaacatatacaactatactagaaagagaacatacaaaaatatactagaggaagaacatatacaactatactagaaagagaacatatacaacgatactagaacgagtaacaatacattacacatacatatatatacatttacataaatgtgatccactgtatcggagcatgccttcaatgtcatggcccgagtggTAGCCATAATCtattagagggagagcgtgagtttgcgtatagatctatattggattgactatcctacaccttgctgctagctacagccagacctgcaggtctgcgggttccaaaagtcatacctttttacgacctacatttgtcgttgttactcagtcgatagtatggtacaattaatcacatgataccttaatataaatccggtttaaggtagttagtacggcagtagttcctataacacaacattacagtactacattaatttaccctttacatatatttagtgattttttcacttaaacattaatgtacaaactatattttgataatgatagttatacttgggaaaattacactcgTTTAGCGAACgcacaaaacagttacgccttggtagaaggctacttttagtagaaaatataggattttataggagttacaaacatttacaaaccttACAAACATTCATATACTTTTGTTACAAATAATTACCAACTTTTACTTCAACATcacgttcaaacattttgatacaaacaccgacactaaatacttatgaactcaccaacttaatgctgataagctctttcaaaataacttgtattctcatgtcatcagtagacaggttccgagaccagcttttgagaagatggagcacattcaggactcatctctttattttgatttacatttttttatgtctataactgtacagaacacgcttgtattaaaattatatatttaatgcaatggatgatgttgtttgcgtgtttactattactgtgttgtgatactttacatgacgtcctccgccccataatgtttccgccgttctcggttttggggtgtgacagattggctTTGGGAACATGGGTTATTTTTTTCCATATTTGTTGCATGCTTCATAATACCATGGTAGATTCTGCCTTATATTAACAATGGAAACAACTAATAAAAACTTCATTTTCTGTATCAAATAAAATGTAAAAGTTATTAAAATAAATTGTGCAAAAATAAAATGTAAAACATATCAAATGATGCAATATACCTTAAGTGGTTCGGTGATCTCACAAACTGTTTTTAATGGAAATTTGTCTgtaaagtcatatatatatatatatatatatatatatatatatatatatatatatatatatatatatatatatatatatatatatatatatatatgaaggttaTACCAACATTGTCATGACATTTGAATTTGTAATTAATgtttaaattaaattcaaaaaatATTAGGATTTCTGTTACTTTAAGTTAAAAtacattataaaaaaataaaaaacatttggAAACTAACTTATTTTTAAAATCATTAATTTCGTAAATGTCATAATTTATGAACAATTTCGTTACTTCAAAATGACTTTTAGCTTCATAAATTTCTGTAAAAAATGTATAACAAATTAATAAAAAGTATAGAAAACAATaattataaacatatatatatatatatatatatatatatatatatatatatatatatatatatatatatatatatatatatataaagtgaatACAAATCATTCCAAAATGTTTAGCTTCAAAAATTGCATCACTATAACAACACAATTAACCATCGAATTATTTTTTAGGTATTCTGACATTTGATATGCTTGACTTCCAAAAATAGTAATCTTCAGATGTACAAAACTAAATAAACAAAGAAATTAGTTATTAATATTAAATTGTGATTAATTAAAGAtaataaagaaattaaaaaaatataatctcACTTTAGGTTGCTAAGAGTGAGTTTTATATAATGCTTGGATGCTACAGGATTTGAAGTTTCAAGAGGCCTAAATGACACGATCTGTCTAATAACATCTACACAAGAGATAACACAAAATAAACTATtgcattaatattataatatttaaataataaaatgtataaccAAGAACACAAGTGATAAAAAATGattcaaataaaatttaataactAACCAAAGAATGTGTCTCGTGGACATGTTTGTTCTACGATAGAACTAAAATCAACAAACATAAATCCATTCACCGGACCCGAGAAATCATCACATTTTTTAGGATGCTTTTCCAATCCAAAGTTAAGGTTTGTTTATGACCTGTATAACTAAAACCATCAGTAACAACATCCATATTGGGTTTTATAACTATATAATTTTCATATTCCTTTAAAAGATGACGAAATCTGGAGAAATTCTGATTGAAGACACGAGCATGATATTGTGTACCCTGTTAAAAAAATAAGAATTATTATTTTGTTGAAACATATGTAATATTGAATGAGgtataaaaaatatatgaaataCAACAAACCTCCTCGTCCATCAGGATCATTTCAATTGAACAAACTTTATTATTTTTGACAAAGTTCCAAATTTTAAGCACCCGAACCTTGATATGTGATTTTTCATCTATCTACTCAATGTTATTTAGGTAAACTTTATTCCCTATATTCATTTTCTGCAAGAAAATTTAAACCATATAGAATTGTAAGCAAAAATAGTAACATTCGTGACTGTACAAAACATCCTAACTAACGACCAAAACAGATAAATTATAAATCAGCACATGATAAAAACCAATAATTCATATGAAATAATTTTTCAGAttcaataaatttttttataataaaatggaATACAGATAAACAGGAAAATAATATCTACCTGTAAAAAACGAATAACCAACCTATTGGAGTATCTTTATACAAACTTCATAAGTAAAGCAATGTACATAGAAAGTATAAAAATGTAATTTAGTCTAAAACTAACTAATTTTATAAACCTATAAATAAACTAAAGACTTGTATTTTCACTAAAGTTAGTCAAAAGATTGATACCAGTTTTTGGacgtatatattttataaatatatacataaactaaagagttgtattttataaatatattgctaattttataaatatatacataaaacAACAATTATACTGGAAATGCCCTTGTAACTTCCAAATATAAAATGCCCcacttcttttattctttttaattatttgatTGCATTTTTTGATATTACTTTTTTCCAGATTTATTTTCCCTAATTTAACTGATGACATTTTCGTAATTACAGTTTGAAAAAAGAtggcattttccctaaattaaAAATCACACCAAAGAATATATTTAATAGGTATATAtctttaaatataaaattaacaTGAAAACGACAATTATAACGAAAATGCCCATGCAACTTCCTAATAGATAGCATAACAATTAGTAATGATAATGTAGATATTCTGAATTTGTACTGCGAAATGCTTTTTTTTGATAATACATTCATACATAAATAGACCAAGTAATAATAACTGACATCATAAACTAGGTTCACAGTAACAAcaaaacaaagtaaatgtaaCAGCAAAACAAACAAAACATACTGTAATAGTTAAAGCTTTGGATCTGAAtacgattttttttattttttatttttttaatttttataaacaaaATCAAGTTCTCATGTTCATTAGGTTTTTCGTGTTTTTAACTGAAGAGGTAGAAGAAGAAGGTGATTAAGAAGAataaggaaaagaagaagaagaagatcattCATATAATGACAACACGACACTAACTGATAAATCAGATCATGAAGAGCATAGAAACATTGGTAATCTTGATTTGTGGTTGTTAATTCCAACGAAAAGAAGTCGATCATAACATAATTAAAGAAGCATGATATTTGAAAACACTAAGCTGATATTTGATTATTGAAGCGTTGCAGAATCAAGAAGAATAACGTTTGCAAAGATTTATATGGAGCAGAATGGTCAACACAAAAGAATCGTATAGATGGTATAATTGTATTGTATATATATTTCGGTATTTGATAAATTACTGCAAATTTTTTGGGATTTAATCACTGCAAATTATTTAATTTGCAATCAAAATAAACAAACTTCCAAATTAAATCGTGAATTtcgaatttgaaatttgaataacctattttttcaaattatttccataacttttattcatttaaaattaTTGGTTGCATATTTTGAATACGATTGTTTCCTCATTTTCCGGATTCATTGCATCTGTTTGATTTGATTTGGAGTAAATGACATTTGCGTAAATAGAGATGAATAAAATGAGCGGGAAAACTCGATTTTGGGTATTGGAGATTGACAATTCTACTTATTTATTAGGATAGGAAATTGGAATGATTActcaaaattaattattttagccCTAAATAACTAAATAATTCTGAAAATCTGcttattaaaatttaaaactgattaaatacatttaaacaCATCTTAGTCATCAAAATAAAATCTGATATCATACATTACCGATAATATTCaaaataactaataaatataatttttataaatcatCCAAACAATGAAACAGCAAAACTTTGAAAAGTAATACAAAACAATAGCGGAGAGTAgcgtaaaatttgatttttgggaATGGAATCCATGTGGGAGGGAAATGACAAGAACAAATAAACCCCCCCAAAATTTGCAAAATCCCGCCTAATTTTCTTACAGGTGGTGCTCAATCCAGAAAATATTCGCATCATCACGAAGAAAAAACCCAAAATCTTCTTCATTCTCTCTCCTCTATCACTTCCATCGCCGCTTCATATTTCCTTTTTCACTGTTTCAGCATACCGATGGTCTGAAATCCAGCTTCATATCAACTTTTATCATTGCGTCTTCATCCGGTTATAAGGTAAAATATTCACATTTGAGATTTTATTCACAGTTTATTTGTTATTTAATGTCGGAGCTGTGTTTGAATGGTCTTGAACCTTGAAGCGGGTAGGGTTTTGGTCTTTTAGTTACAAAGTGCCCGTTCACAATATTTGACGATCAAGCGATTCGATAGTTTAAATTCGTCGGTATTCGAGTCATCGTGCGTGCGATTTTTTGTCAAGATGACCTTCGATGTATGAATGAAGGCTTTATTTTGTCAGTGCATGCATTAATGTTATATAATTTTGTGTAGGGTTTCTAGTGATGCGATTTAGGTCGACTGAGATATCAAACTCGGAGAAAGCAGAATCTGATTTTTCTCTGGAGAATCGTGATGCCGTTGATGAAAATATGGGTTCATTGAACTGTGGTTTCGAGCCTTTGTTGGATGGAGTAGTCAAAAAGAGGGCAAAAGAGACCGAACATATGGTATGTGTAGATAAACCTGCTTATGATCTTGAAGTTGTCATGTGTAAGGTTGGAAAAAAGAGCATAACCATGGAGGATAAAAACGATAGCAGAGATGTGGATGACACATTACTACATTTGGGTTCAAAGGTGTTGGCTTCTACAGGAAATATTATTAAGTCCCGTGCAGAAAGAGAAATTGACGAGTGTGTTAAAGTTAAATGTGTTAAAGTTCCTTTTAAAGAAGGAAAATATTTGATGCCTGTGAATTCATATGAGCTGGATTCTAGTTTGAAAGAGGAAATAAAATCATCACGTGTGGTATCAACTTATACTTGTCAGCCTAAGGTTTTAGCTCTTACTTCACCACATAAAAAAGCCATGGAATATAAAAAATGGTCTGCAAATGTGGAATCTGGGAGAAATGTTGATGCTGTTGCAAGTACCATTGATGAGGATGACAAAGCTAGTATTGGGATTAAAAAAGGTAAAAGGGGGAGGAAgaggaaacctttgaaaagttctgaATGTAATGGAGACATAAGGGGTAAAAAAGAGAAAGCTGAGAAGGGCGGGCCCCACCTAAGTGGTAGGGTGCTTCGGTCAAGGCCTATGACAAAGAGAGACAGGGTCAAGGTGGATGAGAGTGGGCTCTGTGAGAGTCTTGTTGGCTTCAAAAGAAAGATGGAAGCTGAATGTTTAGACCAAACTGAGCTCAAAGAAGTCAATGTAAACAGTCAACTGACTGGTCAACCAAGGAAGAAGCAAAAACGTCGTGGAAGACCTCCTAAGGCACAAGGTGAATCCACATCTTTACATGTGACTGATGACGTGGCACTTTTCAAGAAATTAGAACGCAGGGGAAGACCACCTAAAGTGCAGGCAGGGGAGTTGACCAATTCAAAAAAGTCAAAGCTTGTGGTGGGCAAGAAAGACAACAATCAGTTGAAGGGTAAAAATGTCAAAAAGGGTCCCAAGATTGACAATGAGCATAAAGAAGATGAAGTATTAAACACCACTGGTGACAACAAACAAAAGTCGAAGAATTCTAAAAAAGACAATGATCACACAGGTGGTGAAAAGAGGCGAGAAATACAGCAGTCAGTGAGAGATCAAATAGTTAGTATTTTAATGAAGGCAGGATGGACAGTTGAGCATAGACCTAGGAAAGAAAGAACATACATGGACGCAGTATATGTTGATCTCAAAGGTGGGACCCACTGGTCTGTTACAAAagcttactattctctcaaaaaGAGAATCGAAAACGGTAAGGCTGATGATAAAGAAGTTTCCGCTTTTACCCCTATACCCGATGAGAAAATCAGTGTACTACTAAGGGTTGTTACAAAGGTCAGAAGCGATAAAGATAAgcagaaaaaaaataagaaaaagaaaaagaaaaacaatagTGACAAGGGTACAAGTGAGGCTGAAATAGTCATGAGTGGTGGAAGTGGAAGTGAAGCTCCAGTTAAGAAGAAGCTAAAAGATGGTAAAAAGAAGAAGCAAACACATAAATCTGATGTAAAATCGGGTAATAAATCATTAAAAAGGCAGCCAAAAGTAAGTCAGAAAAGTCAACAGAGCAGAAAGCCACAGCTTGTTGCTAGAAAATCCAGTAAGGgaaatgatgaagatgatgatgggtGTTTGATATACAGTGGGAAACGGAATCTTCTTTCATGGATGCTAGATTTAGGTGTTGTTATGCCAGGTGGCAAGTTGCAGTATGGGGAAGGTAGAAAAAGAAACGGGTTGCTTGAGGGAAAAGTTACCCATGATGGGATTCATTGCAGTTGCTGTAATGAAACTGTGGACATATCAAGTTTCATATCCCATGGTGGAGGAAAAGGGAAACTCAATCATACACTAAAAGATTTATATTTCCAGTCTGGATCTTCTTTTCTGAAGTGTCTCCTGGAATCTTGGAGGAAAGAAGAGGAGTCAAATACTATCAGATTTAATCTTGTTGATGTTGAAGGAGATGATCCTAATGATGACACGTGTAATATATGTGGAGATGGTGGTGATTTGATTTGTTGTGATGGTTGCCCTTCCACATTCCATCAAAGCTGCCTTGATATCCAAGTAACTATAAATCTATCATCACTTTTCCTGTTTTCAAAGTcttttagtttaattaatgtcttattAATATGTTTGTTTTGTAGAACTTTCCTTCTGGTGTCTGGCATTGCCTATACTGTTGTTGCAAATTTTGTGGACTTGTTTCTCAAATGGATGATTCTCAAATGAGCTCATGCTGCTTGTGTGAGGAAAAATGTAAGCAATCATTGaagataattttatttttatcttatatCATTCCTGTCTTCGTTAACCAATGTATCTTgctaacaagtttatttttattttttttgatgtTAAAGTTCATGGGTTGTGTGTACAAGAAGAAGATGCTTTAAATCTTGATTCCAGTGGGCTGTCTTTCTGTGGGAGTAAATGCCAGGAGGTATGGAATCACTGTTTCCAGTCGGAATCTTATTTCATTAATATGTGATTAATACTTTGTTCATTGATAGCTCTTTGAACAACTAAAAACATATCTCGGGGTCAAATTTGAGCTTGAAGATGGATTTTCATGG
This window encodes:
- the LOC111913772 gene encoding uncharacterized protein LOC111913772 — protein: MRFRSTEISNSEKAESDFSLENRDAVDENMGSLNCGFEPLLDGVVKKRAKETEHMVCVDKPAYDLEVVMCKVGKKSITMEDKNDSRDVDDTLLHLGSKVLASTGNIIKSRAEREIDECVKVKCVKVPFKEGKYLMPVNSYELDSSLKEEIKSSRVVSTYTCQPKVLALTSPHKKAMEYKKWSANVESGRNVDAVASTIDEDDKASIGIKKGKRGRKRKPLKSSECNGDIRGKKEKAEKGGPHLSGRVLRSRPMTKRDRVKVDESGLCESLVGFKRKMEAECLDQTELKEVNVNSQLTGQPRKKQKRRGRPPKAQGESTSLHVTDDVALFKKLERRGRPPKVQAGELTNSKKSKLVVGKKDNNQLKGKNVKKGPKIDNEHKEDEVLNTTGDNKQKSKNSKKDNDHTGGEKRREIQQSVRDQIVSILMKAGWTVEHRPRKERTYMDAVYVDLKGGTHWSVTKAYYSLKKRIENGKADDKEVSAFTPIPDEKISVLLRVVTKVRSDKDKQKKNKKKKKKNNSDKGTSEAEIVMSGGSGSEAPVKKKLKDGKKKKQTHKSDVKSGNKSLKRQPKVSQKSQQSRKPQLVARKSSKGNDEDDDGCLIYSGKRNLLSWMLDLGVVMPGGKLQYGEGRKRNGLLEGKVTHDGIHCSCCNETVDISSFISHGGGKGKLNHTLKDLYFQSGSSFLKCLLESWRKEEESNTIRFNLVDVEGDDPNDDTCNICGDGGDLICCDGCPSTFHQSCLDIQNFPSGVWHCLYCCCKFCGLVSQMDDSQMSSCCLCEEKFHGLCVQEEDALNLDSSGLSFCGSKCQELFEQLKTYLGVKFELEDGFSWTLLQRADVSQDSILDAPEKIECNSKLAVAFSVMDECFVPIMDERSGVNMIHDVVYNCGSNFRRLDYSGFFTAILERGDEMISAASIRIHGKRLAEMPFIGTRHMYRRQGMCRRLLDAIESALSSLGVGELVIPAIPELYKTWTTVFGFKPLTKPKRQTMKSMSMIVFPGTDILYKPLLNNHFADKNLGPAGDGKGVGCITVANDDNALHSETKPSNTIIDYVVKEATPLRYAQRSESETPLSEATTPSSSATKSEHVSSDSDVQSSQHKVAVIKNTFDLNLQPSSNDSDIQSNDQDSFELSNSRPQFDNNGSWFDPT